A genomic window from Streptomyces sp. HUAS YS2 includes:
- a CDS encoding SpoIIE family protein phosphatase yields the protein MTSSAGPSGARTQSAYADLAAENRRLRAEAAHRHLLDLATGVLSAQLHLPLPDATEHLDSLARATGLSVADIAADIVNAVAGDAPAVTVPSPEAAPVPAPARSEEARRERRAAAAAETADTVGEAARALLEGGLAPLGADSLWLWRSAGSRSLRLAGQAGVGASEAAAWQWLPPAVSEPFRSVLAEGTPAWLDEGPPGGEPLPGPSPDAARALVPLRRHGTTLGLALVGWPGTAVLDAPVRRAITGLLEVAATVLDGADSPQSATPVLADVLDALVHPAMLLRTHGRSGTPTVEHLNEAAVAALDGAEFPDLGSLTLAFPLVHKDLARLVRLAERSARTQRAARLPAAAQPGEGVPLIDVRVLPCGEERSVVLWHTAGDPRLATDRAVAQLQGVATFQDSLTGGGTVWSEQAYALFGVGRDEPPVPLLGMRGRLHRGDGEALTELLRTLTERQTGAHAVLRIVVPGGAVRHLRVAAQPLLEGTAVTGFAGVYQDVSDSLRTEAALTATFDHLTEVRNQAEMRRQLALQLQQAIVPEVPGVQELTGGLEVAVRYRPAAEEYQVGGDWYDVLPLPSGKILVAVGDIAGHGIDSVTGMVALRNAGRALAFTGHPPRRLMGWLNEVTLRTGNGTTATAVCALYDPEDRALHWSSAGHLPLLLIRDGRAQLLDPPQDILLGALPSFAYQERRTMLRRGDTLLLYTDGLVERRHDGLGSGLLELAAAAEGLADQPVDRLVDGLLGAAAGDTDDDTSIVVVRLGDEAPDEES from the coding sequence GTGACCAGCTCTGCCGGGCCGTCCGGGGCCCGGACGCAGTCCGCGTACGCCGACCTCGCCGCCGAGAACCGGCGGCTGAGGGCGGAGGCCGCGCACCGTCACCTGCTCGACCTCGCCACCGGCGTCCTCTCCGCCCAGCTGCACCTGCCCCTGCCCGACGCGACCGAGCACCTCGACAGCCTCGCGCGGGCGACGGGGCTCTCCGTCGCGGACATCGCCGCGGACATCGTGAACGCGGTCGCCGGGGACGCTCCCGCCGTGACCGTGCCGTCGCCGGAGGCCGCACCCGTACCGGCTCCCGCGCGCTCCGAGGAGGCCCGCAGGGAACGCAGGGCTGCCGCGGCGGCCGAGACCGCGGACACCGTCGGCGAGGCCGCCCGCGCCCTGCTCGAAGGCGGCCTCGCGCCGCTCGGCGCGGACAGCCTGTGGCTGTGGCGCAGCGCCGGGTCGCGGAGCCTTCGGCTCGCCGGGCAGGCTGGGGTGGGCGCCTCCGAGGCAGCGGCCTGGCAGTGGCTTCCCCCGGCGGTCTCGGAGCCGTTCCGCTCCGTGCTCGCGGAGGGCACGCCCGCCTGGCTGGACGAGGGTCCGCCGGGCGGCGAGCCGTTGCCCGGCCCGTCCCCGGACGCGGCCCGGGCGCTGGTGCCGCTGCGCCGGCACGGCACGACGCTCGGCCTGGCCCTGGTCGGCTGGCCGGGCACCGCCGTGCTCGACGCGCCCGTGCGGCGGGCGATCACAGGTCTCCTGGAGGTCGCCGCCACGGTCCTGGACGGCGCGGACTCCCCCCAGTCCGCCACCCCGGTGCTGGCGGACGTCCTCGACGCCCTGGTGCATCCGGCGATGCTGCTGCGCACCCACGGCCGGTCCGGCACTCCGACGGTGGAGCACCTCAACGAGGCGGCGGTCGCGGCGCTCGACGGCGCCGAATTCCCCGACCTCGGCTCGCTGACGCTCGCGTTCCCGCTGGTCCACAAGGACCTCGCCCGGCTCGTCCGGCTGGCCGAGCGCAGTGCGCGGACCCAGCGGGCGGCCCGGCTCCCCGCCGCCGCCCAGCCGGGCGAGGGCGTGCCCCTGATCGACGTCCGGGTGCTGCCGTGCGGCGAGGAGCGTTCGGTCGTCCTGTGGCACACGGCCGGCGACCCCCGGCTCGCGACGGACCGGGCGGTCGCGCAGCTGCAGGGAGTGGCCACCTTCCAGGACAGCCTGACCGGAGGCGGCACGGTCTGGTCGGAGCAGGCTTACGCGCTGTTCGGCGTCGGCCGGGACGAGCCGCCGGTCCCCCTCCTCGGGATGCGGGGCCGGCTGCACCGCGGCGACGGCGAGGCGCTCACCGAGCTGCTCCGAACGCTGACCGAACGGCAGACCGGCGCGCACGCGGTGCTGCGGATCGTGGTGCCCGGCGGGGCGGTGCGCCATCTGCGCGTGGCGGCGCAGCCGCTGCTCGAAGGCACCGCGGTGACCGGGTTCGCCGGGGTCTACCAGGACGTGTCGGACAGCCTGCGCACCGAGGCCGCGCTGACCGCGACCTTCGACCACCTGACCGAGGTGCGCAACCAGGCGGAGATGCGCCGTCAGCTGGCCCTCCAGCTGCAGCAGGCGATCGTGCCGGAGGTGCCCGGCGTCCAGGAGCTCACCGGTGGTCTGGAGGTCGCGGTCCGTTACCGGCCGGCCGCGGAGGAGTACCAGGTCGGTGGCGACTGGTACGACGTGCTGCCGCTGCCGAGCGGCAAGATCCTGGTGGCCGTCGGCGACATCGCGGGGCACGGCATCGACTCGGTCACCGGCATGGTCGCGCTGCGCAACGCCGGGCGGGCGCTGGCGTTCACCGGGCACCCGCCGCGCCGGCTGATGGGCTGGCTCAACGAGGTGACGCTGCGCACCGGCAACGGCACCACGGCGACGGCGGTGTGTGCGCTGTACGACCCCGAGGACCGGGCGCTGCACTGGTCGAGCGCCGGTCATCTGCCGCTGCTGCTGATCCGGGACGGCCGGGCCCAACTGCTCGACCCGCCGCAGGACATCCTGCTCGGCGCACTGCCGTCGTTCGCCTACCAGGAGCGGCGGACCATGCTGCGGCGCGGCGACACGCTGCTGCTGTACACCGACGGGCTGGTCGAGCGCCGCCACGACGGGCTCGGCTCGGGACTGCTCGAACTCGCCGCGGCGGCGGAGGGGCTGGCGGACCAGCCGGTGGACCGGCTGGTGGACGGGCTGCTGGGCGCGGCGGCCGGGGACACCGACGACGACACCAGCATCGTCGTGGTACGGCTGGGCGACGAGGCGCCGGACGAAGAGTCCTGA